The Streptomyces europaeiscabiei genome window below encodes:
- the kdpF gene encoding K(+)-transporting ATPase subunit F: MTVENVVGLVVAVALLGYLVLALLFPERF; the protein is encoded by the coding sequence GTGACCGTCGAGAACGTCGTCGGCCTGGTCGTGGCCGTCGCCCTGCTGGGCTATCTCGTCCTCGCCCTGCTCTTCCCGGAGAGGTTCTGA
- a CDS encoding APC family permease: MATTEGTRTSRLRAWMLEGLSDMGKGGGHTGPHAEPEPAHQGRPWWRVMCLTGVDYFSTLGYQPGIAALAAGLLSPVATVVLVIVTLAGALPVYRRVAEESPRGEGSIAMLERLLTFWKGKLFVLTLLGFAATDFLITITLSAADASTHLIENPHLTDVLHDKQVLITLILIALLGAVFLKGFLEAIGVAVALVALYLALNVVVVVTGLWHVVTEGHVVTDWSTALTAEHGNVFVMIGVALIVFPKLALGLSGFETGVAVMPHVQGEPGDTEDNPKGRIRDTKKLLTAAAVIMSVFLVCTSFITTLLIPEKEFEPGGDANGRALAYLAHDYLGNAFGTVYDVSTIAILWFAGASAMAGLLNLMPRYLPRYGMAPHWARAVRPMVIVFTLVAFLVTWIFDADVDAQGGAYATGVLVLISSAAIAVTIAARKAGQRNRTIAFGVISAVFLYTTVLNVVERPDGVKIGACFIAGIILVSLLSRLARAFELRVTSVQLDDMAERFVRDIAHRRIRFIANEPDNRDLTEYREKIEQIRHDNDVPTAEDFVFVEVTVTDPSEFEAGLAVRGEVMHGRYRVLTLESSSIPNALAALLLHVRDTTGAIPHIYFEWTEGGPFANFLRFFLFGQGEVAPVTREVLREAERNRARRPRVHVG, translated from the coding sequence ATGGCCACCACGGAGGGCACCCGTACCAGCCGCCTGCGGGCGTGGATGCTGGAGGGTCTGTCCGACATGGGCAAGGGCGGCGGACACACCGGGCCGCACGCCGAGCCGGAGCCCGCGCACCAGGGTCGCCCCTGGTGGCGGGTGATGTGCCTGACAGGCGTCGACTACTTCTCCACCCTCGGTTACCAGCCGGGCATCGCCGCTCTCGCCGCCGGTCTCCTCTCCCCCGTGGCGACCGTCGTCCTCGTGATCGTCACCCTCGCCGGCGCGCTCCCCGTCTACCGTCGCGTGGCCGAGGAGAGCCCCCGGGGCGAGGGGTCGATCGCGATGCTGGAGCGCCTGCTGACGTTCTGGAAGGGCAAGCTCTTCGTCCTGACCCTGCTGGGCTTCGCGGCGACCGACTTCCTCATCACGATCACCCTCTCGGCCGCGGACGCCTCGACCCACCTGATCGAGAACCCCCACCTCACCGACGTCCTGCACGACAAGCAGGTTCTGATCACGCTCATCCTCATCGCCCTGCTGGGGGCGGTGTTCCTCAAAGGCTTCCTGGAGGCCATCGGCGTGGCGGTGGCGCTGGTGGCGCTCTATCTGGCGCTGAACGTCGTGGTCGTGGTGACCGGCCTGTGGCACGTCGTCACCGAAGGCCATGTCGTCACCGACTGGTCGACCGCCCTGACCGCCGAGCACGGCAATGTCTTCGTCATGATCGGCGTGGCCCTGATCGTCTTCCCCAAGCTCGCGCTCGGCCTCTCCGGCTTCGAGACCGGTGTGGCGGTCATGCCGCACGTACAGGGCGAGCCGGGCGACACGGAGGATAATCCGAAGGGCCGCATCCGGGACACGAAGAAGCTCCTGACGGCGGCCGCCGTGATCATGAGCGTCTTCCTGGTCTGCACGAGCTTCATCACCACGCTCCTCATCCCTGAGAAGGAGTTCGAGCCGGGCGGCGACGCCAACGGGCGCGCCCTGGCGTATCTGGCGCACGACTACCTGGGGAACGCCTTCGGCACGGTCTACGACGTCTCCACCATCGCCATCCTCTGGTTCGCGGGCGCCTCCGCCATGGCCGGTCTGCTGAACCTGATGCCGCGCTACCTCCCCCGGTACGGCATGGCGCCGCACTGGGCGCGCGCGGTCCGCCCGATGGTCATCGTCTTCACCCTGGTCGCTTTCCTGGTCACCTGGATCTTCGACGCGGACGTGGACGCCCAGGGCGGCGCCTACGCGACCGGTGTCCTGGTCCTGATCAGCTCGGCGGCGATCGCGGTGACGATCGCCGCCCGCAAGGCCGGCCAGCGCAACCGGACCATCGCCTTCGGCGTCATCTCGGCGGTCTTCCTCTACACCACCGTCCTGAACGTCGTCGAACGCCCCGACGGTGTGAAGATCGGCGCCTGCTTCATCGCCGGCATCATCCTCGTCTCCCTCCTCTCCCGCCTGGCCCGCGCCTTCGAACTCCGCGTGACCAGTGTGCAGTTGGACGACATGGCGGAACGTTTCGTACGGGACATCGCGCACCGCAGGATCCGCTTCATCGCCAACGAGCCGGACAACCGCGACCTCACCGAGTACCGCGAGAAGATCGAGCAGATCCGCCACGACAACGACGTCCCCACGGCCGAGGACTTCGTCTTCGTGGAGGTGACGGTCACGGACCCGTCGGAGTTCGAGGCGGGCCTGGCGGTCCGGGGCGAGGTGATGCACGGCCGCTACCGCGTGCTGACGCTGGAGTCCTCCTCGATCCCCAACGCCCTGGCCGCCCTGCTCCTGCACGTCCGTGACACGACCGGCGCCATACCGCACATCTACTTCGAGTGGACGGAGGGCGGCCCCTTCGCCAACTTCCTCCGCTTCTTCCTCTTCGGCCAGGGCGAGGTCGCCCCCGTCACCCGAGAGGTCCTGCGCGAGGCCGAACGGAACCGGGCCCGACGCCCCCGGGTACACGTGGGCTGA
- a CDS encoding TIGR02679 family protein, whose translation MTPREPAPRELAPRELAPRELAPRELAPRELAPGELAPREPAPREPAPREPAPGERTLREPAPGERTLRRPELRPLWHTVHSRLSSGRPVTRVRLGPLDDAQREALADLLGLDRLPDPRPSVALARLEEAVTELWGRTVRETVTALVGPLDDRAGERRRQEGERAELWAWLDGHAVVRAQPALADWAASCRAAGLVGGSPERTRSLLTDALTVLAALPAEAEPLPVFAARVLRGDSHALDDGTRLSALVLRALAALHDGVPPQSAADRRALWARAGVADDDLSATVLVGGLRPSGDGPLARVARVCAEAGQGAALTLAQLRAPGEFTLAADPAPVVHAVENPSILALAVRRFGPACPPLVCTSGWPNSAAVHLLRLLADRGAALRYHGDFDGEGIRIAAYLLDKTPARPWRMAAEDYRTAVARTPHGPRPGRLTAAPWDPELTPAILDHGTAVVEELMADVLLADLAATVRA comes from the coding sequence ATGACCCCACGCGAACCGGCCCCACGCGAACTGGCCCCACGCGAACTGGCCCCACGCGAACTGGCCCCACGCGAACTGGCCCCACGCGAACTGGCCCCGGGGGAACTGGCCCCACGCGAACCGGCCCCACGCGAACCGGCCCCACGCGAACCGGCCCCGGGCGAACGCACCCTGCGCGAACCGGCCCCGGGCGAACGCACCCTGCGCCGCCCGGAACTCCGCCCGCTCTGGCACACGGTGCACAGTCGCCTCTCCTCAGGCCGCCCCGTCACCCGGGTGCGTCTCGGCCCGCTCGACGACGCCCAGCGCGAGGCCCTCGCCGATCTGCTCGGCCTGGACCGGCTGCCGGACCCCCGCCCCTCCGTCGCCCTGGCCCGTCTGGAGGAGGCCGTCACCGAACTGTGGGGCCGCACGGTACGCGAGACCGTCACCGCGCTCGTCGGCCCCCTCGACGACCGCGCGGGCGAACGACGCCGCCAGGAAGGCGAACGGGCCGAGCTGTGGGCCTGGTTGGACGGTCACGCCGTCGTGCGGGCCCAGCCCGCGCTCGCCGACTGGGCCGCCTCGTGCCGAGCCGCCGGCCTGGTCGGCGGCTCACCGGAACGCACCCGGTCCCTGCTGACCGACGCACTGACCGTGCTCGCGGCGCTGCCCGCCGAGGCGGAGCCACTGCCCGTGTTCGCGGCCCGGGTCCTGAGAGGCGACTCCCACGCCCTCGACGACGGCACCCGTCTGTCCGCCCTCGTCCTGCGGGCGCTGGCGGCCCTCCATGACGGCGTGCCGCCGCAGTCCGCGGCGGACCGGCGCGCCCTGTGGGCGCGCGCGGGCGTCGCCGACGACGACCTGTCCGCCACCGTTCTCGTCGGGGGACTGCGTCCCTCCGGCGACGGCCCGCTCGCCCGTGTGGCCCGCGTCTGCGCCGAGGCCGGGCAGGGCGCCGCCCTGACCCTCGCCCAGCTGCGGGCCCCGGGCGAGTTCACCCTCGCCGCGGATCCCGCGCCCGTCGTCCACGCGGTGGAGAACCCCAGCATCCTGGCCCTCGCCGTACGCCGCTTCGGCCCGGCCTGTCCGCCGCTCGTGTGCACGTCGGGCTGGCCCAACAGCGCGGCCGTCCACCTTCTCCGTCTCCTCGCGGACCGCGGCGCGGCCCTCCGCTACCACGGTGACTTCGACGGCGAAGGCATCCGTATCGCCGCGTATCTCCTGGACAAGACACCGGCCCGGCCCTGGCGCATGGCGGCGGAGGACTACCGCACCGCGGTCGCCCGCACCCCGCACGGCCCGCGGCCGGGCCGCCTCACCGCGGCGCCCTGGGACCCCGAGCTGACCCCCGCCATCCTCGACCACGGCACCGCCGTGGTCGAGGAACTGATGGCCGACGTCCTGCTGGCGGACCTCGCCGCGACGGTGCGGGCCTGA
- a CDS encoding TIGR02680 family protein, with amino-acid sequence MSVTELPFPRRPEFSLPRRPESTEPAGTPVRAADASGSRWQPHRAGILNVWRYYDETFTFHQGRLLLRGQNGSGKSKALELLLPFLFDASLRPNRLSTFGGSERTMHWNLLGEGASGKTRVGYVWMEFRRVADDGTERWFGCGARLQASVHTTGVHADYFTTGARIAHPGGVLLVNEAGQPLTRAALAEALHDRGTVHASATDHRTAVRRELFAGMGEQRYESLLSALLQLRQPKLSERLDPSLLSTLLSRALPPLGEGEIAELAEGFERLDRQREHLGRLDDEVAAADTVAARQRAYARRVLRAGSAALISATTEMDGLTRAARQSAEELEQALTQRESARVLREDQELRAHALEETVEGLRESDAYQQGEELDRLRRRTREGAAAAGRLRTTAQAARATAEEDRRHADEAAGRARTLEEHAREAAEEARRSARSAGLESIHHEANTILRADPSVPLPDGTRRAVGAGRPEESGAAPTGENGARQARRLLRGAVTARRQQVALITEAMDDHGRAVRDRGAAENLLDEARARFAETIARRDEASGAWDDALAAQAERLLAWAGGCTELRIADPGELAARAATEAEVTALAEAAARPLELEIATAEGTARAARQGLWDERSRLVEEVRRLSGRTDLPPAPPSTRTTVRTATAGAPLWRLIAFREGVPLPVQAGVEAALEASGLLDAWVSPYDGITLPGHDTRAEAALAVAAPGPSLLEVLRPEEDIPVPVDTVTRLLAGVAYGTGLPEGHSAAVSADGAWRLALATGSWNKPEPAHIGALARQRARQRRMGELTDRIGGTNASLAALDDRLRDLAARRARLDADREARPDHRELDALRRDRDRAEEAVAARDDAVRDAAGHLARCEGEVAGALRTLGRRAAEHQLPTDRGRLRELTADIDRFRDTADSWVDARLTATAAADRNHRTAAQAERSRRAAEEQAGDAAAAEAEAAGLRARLEAVEATVGEDYRQIVARVTEARDDLRRCREAAARAADLLLRLEGRIGGLRATSGQDAERREQAVLVRDRAAQRFRHLCLVGLAEDAGNAPEPDAGDGAKATLEAARAVAANWPGIPHAPRNLGDAATRLSEAVHEARRRLGARADLDLEPDDDVQLFTATLDGVRVGATGLLTTLTQERDRSRDDITTGERRLFDQILTGDIRRHLAVRIRQAGELVDRMNGHLERVRTASNVAVQLVWDVRPDLPDSTRTARQLLLKDPGRITETDREALHAFFRARVGEAKGSDTAASWEEQLGEVLDYTAWHRFTVRLDRANGTGWQPLTKKLHGALSGGEKAIALHLPLFAAVAAHYEAVPLAPRPILLDEVFVGVDTVNRGQVFALLTALDLDLMVTSDHEWCTYGELPGIAVHQLLTDGRDDAVTSARFVWNGTDLEAG; translated from the coding sequence GTGAGTGTGACGGAGCTTCCGTTCCCGCGGCGGCCGGAGTTCTCCCTCCCCCGGCGGCCGGAGTCCACCGAGCCGGCCGGGACACCGGTGCGGGCGGCGGACGCATCCGGCAGCCGTTGGCAGCCGCACCGGGCGGGTATCCTCAACGTCTGGCGTTACTACGACGAGACCTTCACCTTCCACCAGGGCCGCCTGCTGCTGCGCGGCCAGAACGGCTCGGGCAAGTCCAAGGCCCTGGAACTGCTGCTGCCCTTCCTCTTCGACGCCAGCCTCCGCCCCAACCGCCTTTCCACGTTCGGCGGTTCCGAGCGCACCATGCACTGGAACCTGCTGGGCGAAGGGGCTTCCGGCAAGACCCGCGTCGGGTATGTGTGGATGGAGTTCCGCCGAGTCGCCGACGACGGCACCGAGCGCTGGTTCGGCTGCGGGGCGCGTCTGCAGGCGAGCGTCCACACCACAGGGGTGCACGCCGACTACTTCACCACCGGCGCCAGGATCGCCCACCCCGGCGGTGTGCTCCTGGTCAACGAGGCGGGACAGCCCCTGACCCGGGCCGCCCTCGCCGAAGCCCTGCACGACCGCGGCACCGTGCACGCCTCGGCCACCGACCATCGCACGGCCGTACGACGTGAACTCTTCGCAGGCATGGGGGAGCAGCGGTACGAGTCGCTGCTGTCCGCGCTGCTCCAGCTGCGCCAGCCCAAACTGTCCGAACGGCTCGACCCGTCCCTGCTCTCCACCCTCCTGTCCCGCGCCCTTCCGCCCCTGGGCGAGGGCGAGATCGCCGAACTCGCCGAGGGCTTCGAACGGCTGGACCGCCAGCGGGAACACCTCGGGCGGCTCGACGACGAGGTGGCGGCGGCCGACACGGTCGCCGCCCGGCAGCGCGCCTACGCGCGACGGGTCCTGCGCGCCGGTTCGGCCGCGCTGATCTCGGCCACCACCGAGATGGACGGCCTCACCCGCGCCGCCCGGCAGAGCGCCGAGGAGCTCGAGCAGGCCCTGACACAACGCGAGTCGGCCCGGGTCCTGCGCGAGGATCAGGAGCTGCGCGCACACGCCCTGGAGGAGACCGTCGAGGGCCTGCGGGAGAGCGACGCCTACCAGCAGGGTGAGGAGCTGGACCGGCTCCGCCGCCGCACCCGAGAAGGGGCAGCCGCCGCCGGACGACTGCGCACCACCGCCCAGGCCGCCCGGGCGACGGCGGAGGAGGACCGCAGACACGCCGACGAGGCGGCGGGCCGCGCCCGCACCCTCGAAGAGCACGCGCGCGAGGCCGCCGAGGAAGCACGCCGGTCGGCCCGGTCGGCGGGCCTGGAGTCCATCCACCACGAGGCGAACACGATCCTGCGCGCGGACCCCTCGGTGCCCCTCCCCGACGGCACACGGCGTGCGGTGGGCGCCGGCCGGCCCGAGGAATCCGGCGCCGCGCCGACGGGCGAGAACGGGGCCCGGCAGGCCCGTCGGCTGCTGCGGGGCGCGGTCACCGCCCGACGGCAGCAGGTCGCCCTCATCACGGAGGCGATGGACGACCACGGTCGCGCGGTACGCGACCGGGGCGCCGCCGAGAACCTTTTGGACGAGGCCCGTGCCCGGTTCGCGGAGACGATCGCCCGGCGGGACGAGGCGTCCGGAGCCTGGGACGACGCCCTCGCCGCACAGGCGGAACGGCTGCTCGCCTGGGCCGGGGGCTGCACGGAACTGCGTATCGCCGACCCCGGGGAACTGGCGGCGAGAGCGGCGACCGAGGCCGAGGTGACGGCCCTGGCCGAAGCCGCCGCCCGCCCGCTGGAACTGGAGATCGCCACCGCGGAGGGCACCGCCCGAGCGGCGCGTCAGGGCCTGTGGGACGAGCGGAGCCGGCTCGTGGAGGAGGTGCGGCGGCTCAGCGGCCGGACCGATCTGCCGCCCGCGCCCCCGTCCACCCGCACCACCGTCCGCACGGCGACGGCGGGAGCACCCCTGTGGCGGCTGATCGCCTTCCGCGAAGGCGTCCCGCTCCCCGTCCAGGCCGGGGTGGAGGCCGCACTGGAGGCGTCGGGCCTCCTGGACGCGTGGGTCAGCCCCTACGACGGCATCACACTGCCGGGTCACGACACCCGTGCCGAGGCCGCGCTGGCCGTGGCCGCCCCGGGGCCCAGCCTGCTGGAGGTGCTGCGGCCCGAGGAGGACATCCCCGTCCCGGTCGACACCGTGACCCGCCTCCTGGCCGGTGTCGCGTACGGCACGGGTCTGCCCGAGGGCCACTCCGCGGCCGTGTCGGCCGACGGTGCCTGGCGTCTCGCCCTCGCCACCGGGTCATGGAACAAGCCCGAACCGGCCCACATCGGCGCCCTCGCCCGACAGCGGGCCCGGCAGCGCAGGATGGGAGAACTGACCGACCGCATCGGAGGAACGAACGCCTCCCTCGCCGCGCTGGACGACCGGTTGCGCGACCTCGCCGCCCGCCGCGCCCGGCTGGACGCCGACCGTGAGGCCCGCCCCGACCACCGGGAACTCGACGCACTGCGGCGCGACCGGGACCGGGCCGAGGAGGCAGTGGCCGCCCGGGACGACGCCGTACGCGACGCCGCCGGACATCTGGCGCGGTGCGAGGGCGAGGTGGCGGGCGCCCTGCGCACGCTCGGCCGCCGGGCCGCGGAACACCAACTGCCCACCGACCGTGGCCGGTTGCGTGAACTGACCGCCGACATCGACAGGTTCCGGGACACCGCCGACAGCTGGGTGGACGCCCGCCTCACCGCGACCGCCGCGGCCGACCGGAACCACCGGACGGCCGCGCAGGCGGAGCGTTCGCGCCGGGCGGCCGAAGAACAGGCCGGGGACGCGGCCGCCGCCGAAGCGGAGGCGGCGGGTCTGAGGGCACGTCTGGAGGCGGTGGAGGCCACCGTCGGCGAAGACTACCGGCAGATCGTCGCGCGCGTCACCGAGGCACGCGACGACTTGCGCCGCTGCAGGGAGGCGGCCGCCCGGGCGGCCGATCTCCTGCTCCGCCTGGAAGGGCGTATCGGCGGGCTGCGGGCCACCAGCGGACAGGACGCCGAACGACGGGAGCAGGCCGTCCTGGTCCGGGACCGCGCGGCGCAGCGGTTCCGGCACCTGTGTCTGGTCGGGCTGGCCGAGGACGCCGGCAACGCACCGGAACCCGACGCCGGGGACGGCGCCAAGGCCACCCTGGAGGCCGCCCGCGCCGTCGCGGCGAACTGGCCCGGGATCCCGCACGCCCCACGCAACCTGGGCGACGCCGCGACCCGTCTCTCGGAAGCGGTCCACGAGGCCCGTCGGCGCCTCGGCGCCCGCGCCGACCTGGACCTGGAACCCGACGACGACGTCCAACTCTTCACCGCCACCCTGGACGGTGTACGCGTGGGGGCGACGGGCCTGCTCACCACGCTCACCCAGGAACGGGACCGCAGCCGCGACGACATCACCACCGGCGAGCGGCGCCTCTTCGACCAGATCCTCACCGGCGACATCCGTCGGCACCTCGCGGTCCGCATCCGTCAGGCCGGTGAACTCGTCGACCGCATGAACGGGCACCTGGAGCGGGTCCGTACCGCCTCCAACGTAGCCGTCCAACTCGTCTGGGACGTCCGTCCGGATCTTCCGGACAGCACCCGCACCGCCCGGCAGTTGCTGCTGAAGGACCCCGGCCGGATCACCGAGACCGACCGGGAGGCCCTGCACGCCTTCTTCCGCGCCCGTGTCGGGGAGGCCAAGGGCAGCGACACGGCCGCGAGCTGGGAGGAACAGCTCGGCGAGGTGCTCGACTACACCGCCTGGCACCGCTTCACCGTCCGCCTCGACCGGGCGAACGGCACCGGCTGGCAGCCGCTGACGAAGAAGCTGCACGGCGCGCTCTCCGGCGGGGAGAAGGCCATTGCCCTGCACCTGCCGCTGTTCGCCGCTGTCGCCGCCCACTATGAGGCGGTGCCCCTGGCACCCCGGCCGATCCTGCTGGACGAGGTCTTCGTCGGTGTCGACACCGTCAACCGCGGACAGGTCTTCGCCCTGCTCACCGCGCTCGACCTGGACCTCATGGTCACCTCCGACCACGAGTGGTGCACCTACGGCGAGCTGCCCGGAATCGCCGTCCACCAACTCCTCACCGACGGGCGCGACGACGCGGTCACCAGCGCCCGCTTCGTGTGGAACGGAACGGACCTGGAGGCCGGATGA
- a CDS encoding TIGR02678 family protein — translation MSTLANQLAAAEREEVARAVRLLLARPLLTEASDPAGFELVRRRREPLAQWFDYTCGWTLTVEPRRGYARLAKVRADPDGSRPARRARSGRAPFDRRRYVLLCVTAAELLSMPMTTIAMLADRVVRATAADRALPAFDPVHRAERMAFVDVLRLLESYDVLRAVDGATEAYVASPEAKVLYRVDTTLLMRLPAAPVGASRLAVPPDEVPARFEDLLAGLVRERRYGGTVVGDGTTDDEHAETAATDAQRNLRLRHSVLRRLFDDPVLYRADLADDELAYVTSLTGRQILRRSVEQAGFLLEERAEGFLLVDPDGIATDARFPDDTSTARVAALLLLEPLCAAPAGLLPEQLAEAGTDLLRRFPRWAKAYQSEDGAARLTDDAVRVLRDVGLAHRTGGRVVARPAAHRYRLTETTSSVPEAEGDKQ, via the coding sequence ATGAGCACCCTCGCCAACCAACTGGCCGCCGCGGAACGGGAGGAGGTCGCCCGCGCCGTCCGCCTCCTGCTGGCCCGCCCCCTGCTCACCGAGGCCTCGGACCCGGCCGGCTTCGAGCTGGTACGACGCCGTCGCGAACCGCTGGCCCAGTGGTTCGACTACACCTGCGGCTGGACCCTGACGGTGGAGCCGCGCCGCGGCTATGCCCGCCTCGCCAAGGTCCGCGCTGACCCGGACGGCTCCCGCCCGGCCCGCAGGGCGCGTTCGGGCCGGGCCCCGTTCGACCGCCGGCGCTACGTGCTGCTGTGCGTGACCGCGGCCGAGCTGCTGTCGATGCCGATGACGACCATCGCCATGCTCGCCGACCGGGTCGTCCGGGCCACCGCCGCCGACCGGGCGCTGCCCGCGTTCGACCCGGTCCACCGCGCGGAGCGGATGGCGTTCGTCGACGTCCTGCGGCTGCTGGAGTCGTACGACGTACTGCGTGCGGTGGACGGGGCGACCGAGGCGTACGTCGCATCCCCGGAGGCGAAGGTCCTCTACCGCGTGGACACCACGCTGCTGATGCGGCTGCCCGCGGCACCCGTCGGCGCCTCCCGCCTCGCCGTACCCCCGGACGAGGTGCCCGCGCGGTTCGAGGACCTCCTCGCGGGCCTGGTGCGCGAGCGACGCTACGGCGGCACGGTCGTGGGCGACGGAACGACGGACGACGAACACGCCGAGACGGCCGCCACGGACGCCCAGCGCAATCTGAGGCTGCGTCACTCGGTGCTGCGCCGCCTCTTCGACGACCCCGTCCTGTACCGGGCGGACCTCGCCGACGACGAGCTGGCGTACGTCACCTCCCTGACCGGACGCCAGATCCTGCGCCGCTCGGTCGAACAGGCCGGCTTCCTCCTGGAGGAACGCGCCGAGGGTTTCCTGCTCGTCGACCCGGACGGGATCGCCACCGACGCCCGTTTCCCCGACGACACCTCGACCGCCCGCGTCGCCGCGCTGCTCCTCCTCGAACCACTCTGCGCCGCGCCCGCAGGGCTGCTCCCCGAACAGCTCGCCGAGGCCGGCACGGATCTGCTGCGCCGCTTCCCGCGCTGGGCCAAGGCCTATCAGTCGGAGGACGGCGCGGCCCGGCTGACCGACGACGCCGTACGCGTCCTGCGTGATGTCGGTCTGGCCCACCGGACCGGGGGCCGTGTGGTCGCGCGCCCGGCCGCACACCGGTACCGCCTGACGGAGACGACGAGTTCGGTCCCGGAAGCAGAGGGAGACAAGCAGTGA
- the kdpA gene encoding potassium-transporting ATPase subunit KdpA → MGPVPAGVLQLLALIAALALVHRPLGDHMARVYSSDKHRRVEKWLYRGIGADPDTEMRWPAYLRGVLAFSVVGVLFLYLLQRLQGVLPGSLGFASVDPDQAFNTAASFVTNTNWQSYYGEQTMGHVVQVAGLAVQNFVSAAVGMAVAVALVRGFARSRSGELGNFWADLVRGVTRILLPLSLVAAVVLVACGAIQNFSGIHEVGQFTGGSQQWNGGAVASTEAVKEIGTNGGGVFNANSAHPFENPTPFTNLFEIFLMLAVPFALTRTFGTMVGSVRQGYAILATMATIWVGFVALMMWTEFAHHGPALQIAGGAMEGKEVRFGVGGSSIFAVSTTLTSTGAVDSFHSSFTGLGGGITMLGMMLGEIAPGGTGSGLYGMLVMAIIAVFIAGLMVGRTPEYLGRKIGTREIKLAACYILVTPALVLVFTAAAMALPTPGRSMTNSGAHGFSEILYAYTSASNNNGSAFAGLNADTRWFNSTLGIAMLLGRFLPMIFVLALAGSLAEQRPVPVTAGTLRTEKPLFTGLLVGAILIITGLTYFPALALGPLAEGLAS, encoded by the coding sequence ATGGGTCCCGTACCTGCCGGCGTCCTCCAACTGCTCGCCCTGATCGCGGCGCTGGCCCTCGTCCACCGTCCCCTCGGCGACCACATGGCCAGGGTGTACTCCTCCGACAAGCACCGGCGTGTCGAGAAGTGGCTCTACAGGGGTATCGGTGCCGACCCCGACACCGAGATGCGCTGGCCCGCGTACCTGCGCGGCGTCCTCGCCTTCTCGGTCGTCGGCGTTCTCTTCCTCTACCTCCTCCAGCGGCTCCAGGGCGTCCTACCGGGCTCGCTCGGATTCGCCTCCGTCGACCCGGACCAGGCGTTCAACACCGCCGCGTCCTTCGTGACCAACACCAACTGGCAGTCGTACTACGGCGAGCAGACCATGGGCCATGTCGTGCAGGTCGCCGGTCTCGCCGTACAGAACTTCGTGTCGGCCGCCGTCGGCATGGCGGTGGCCGTGGCCCTCGTACGGGGCTTCGCCAGGTCCCGCAGTGGTGAACTCGGCAACTTCTGGGCCGACCTGGTGCGCGGTGTCACCCGCATCCTGCTGCCGTTGTCGTTGGTCGCGGCCGTCGTACTGGTCGCCTGCGGTGCCATCCAGAACTTCTCCGGCATCCACGAGGTCGGACAGTTCACGGGCGGCTCGCAGCAGTGGAACGGCGGCGCGGTCGCCTCGACGGAGGCCGTGAAGGAGATCGGCACGAACGGCGGCGGCGTCTTCAACGCCAACTCCGCCCACCCGTTCGAGAATCCGACGCCCTTCACGAACCTCTTCGAGATCTTCCTGATGCTCGCCGTCCCGTTCGCCCTGACCCGCACCTTCGGGACCATGGTCGGCAGCGTCAGGCAGGGCTACGCGATCCTCGCCACCATGGCCACCATCTGGGTCGGGTTCGTGGCGCTGATGATGTGGACCGAGTTCGCCCACCACGGCCCGGCGCTCCAGATCGCCGGCGGCGCGATGGAGGGCAAGGAGGTCCGGTTCGGGGTCGGCGGTTCGTCGATCTTCGCCGTCTCGACCACGCTCACCTCCACGGGCGCGGTGGACTCCTTCCACTCCTCCTTCACCGGGCTCGGCGGCGGCATCACCATGCTCGGCATGATGCTGGGCGAGATCGCGCCCGGCGGCACCGGCTCCGGCCTCTACGGCATGCTCGTCATGGCGATCATCGCCGTGTTCATCGCCGGGCTGATGGTCGGCCGTACACCCGAGTACCTGGGCAGGAAGATAGGCACCCGCGAGATCAAGCTCGCCGCCTGCTACATCCTCGTCACGCCCGCGCTCGTCCTCGTCTTCACCGCGGCGGCCATGGCCCTGCCGACGCCGGGCCGCTCCATGACGAACTCCGGCGCGCACGGATTCTCCGAGATCCTCTACGCCTATACGTCCGCGTCGAACAACAACGGCTCGGCCTTCGCCGGGCTGAACGCCGACACCCGGTGGTTCAACAGCACGCTCGGCATCGCGATGCTGCTGGGCCGGTTCCTGCCGATGATCTTCGTCCTCGCCCTCGCCGGTTCGCTCGCAGAGCAGAGACCCGTGCCGGTGACGGCGGGCACACTTCGCACCGAAAAGCCCCTGTTCACGGGGTTGTTGGTGGGCGCGATCCTGATCATCACCGGGCTGACCTACTTCCCGGCCCTCGCGCTGGGCCCGCTCGCCGAAGGACTGGCGTCATGA